A single window of Granulicella cerasi DNA harbors:
- a CDS encoding NHL repeat-containing protein — MEELWVRLGETRYRVERPFGEVPGASQGGVSDVTVNAQGHIFVLLRRDPLLTAPTPAVIELAPDGRRLRAWGEEIADAHMLACHPVTQEVFVVDRDAHEVRRYSAGGTFLGALGLRHRPGEPFSHPTDVAFMPGGEIIVTDGYGNAQVHIFSADGERLRSLGKLGTLPGEFLTPHSVCAIDAERFVVVDRENHRLQVFTLGGDLVDLWTGFFRPQSVWSDGQHVYVTDAVPSLSLLSHAGARISRCRPVLNGAHGLHGDPKTGCLFLAEGSPSRVTRLTPEAD, encoded by the coding sequence ATGGAAGAGTTGTGGGTTCGGCTGGGCGAGACGCGTTACCGCGTGGAACGCCCGTTTGGCGAGGTGCCGGGGGCGTCGCAGGGCGGCGTTTCGGATGTCACGGTGAACGCGCAGGGACACATCTTTGTGCTGCTGAGGCGTGACCCTTTGCTCACGGCGCCCACTCCCGCTGTGATCGAGCTCGCGCCCGACGGCCGCCGCTTGCGCGCCTGGGGCGAAGAGATTGCGGACGCGCACATGCTGGCCTGCCACCCCGTCACGCAGGAGGTCTTCGTGGTCGACCGCGACGCGCATGAGGTGCGCCGCTACAGCGCGGGAGGTACTTTCCTCGGCGCGCTGGGCCTGCGTCATCGTCCGGGAGAGCCCTTCAGCCACCCAACGGATGTGGCCTTCATGCCCGGCGGCGAGATCATCGTGACCGACGGATACGGCAATGCGCAGGTGCACATCTTCAGCGCGGACGGCGAGCGGCTGCGCTCCCTCGGCAAGCTCGGCACGCTGCCCGGTGAGTTTCTGACGCCGCACTCCGTCTGTGCGATCGATGCAGAACGATTCGTCGTTGTGGACCGCGAAAATCATCGCCTGCAGGTCTTCACGCTCGGCGGCGACCTCGTCGATCTGTGGACCGGCTTCTTCCGGCCGCAATCTGTGTGGAGCGATGGGCAGCATGTCTACGTGACCGATGCTGTGCCGTCGTTGAGTCTGCTCAGCCACGCAGGAGCGCGCATTTCGCGCTGCCGCCCGGTGCTGAACGGCGCGCACGGCCTTCACGGCGACCCAAAGACCGGCTGCCTTTTCCTGGCAGAGGGCAGCCCTAGCCGCGTTACGCGGTTGACTCCCGAGGCTGATTAG
- a CDS encoding pyridoxal phosphate-dependent aminotransferase has protein sequence MNELAEIQSLDGTKLRYALMELSKSIPDAIALGRGDPDMDTPSFIVEAARKALGEGPLPVAPILGLPELREAIARNAARDHACTIGPENVLVTTGGQEALFLVMTLLLNPGDEILVPDPRYTSYDQAIEHTGATTISVPTFAKDGFDLDPAEVEKRITPRTKALLLVTPSNPTGGILTPESARGLAELARKHNFVIVSDEIYGKFVWEPFQHTSIAGEPGMADRVITISGFSKAYAMTGWRVGYILAAQEAIEAMGRIKAHTTGPVAALSQRAALAAALSDDQCVRDFRKIYIERRDLLGAGLKQMGLTYGEPRGGFFFWADSSSTGMRALELCYLMLKHARVLIFPGTAFGQTWNDYLRITTLQPTSVLAEAVERMNPVMERVREQSGVAK, from the coding sequence ATGAACGAACTCGCAGAAATCCAGTCGCTGGATGGCACCAAGCTGCGCTATGCGCTGATGGAGCTGTCGAAATCCATCCCTGACGCCATCGCGCTGGGTCGTGGAGACCCAGACATGGACACGCCGTCGTTCATCGTCGAGGCTGCGCGCAAGGCGCTGGGCGAAGGCCCGCTGCCGGTGGCGCCGATCCTCGGCCTGCCAGAGTTGCGTGAGGCGATCGCCCGCAATGCGGCGCGTGATCACGCCTGCACGATCGGCCCGGAGAATGTGCTCGTCACTACCGGCGGACAGGAAGCGCTCTTCCTCGTGATGACGCTGCTGCTGAACCCCGGCGACGAGATCCTGGTGCCGGATCCGCGCTACACCTCTTACGACCAAGCCATCGAGCACACGGGCGCGACCACGATCAGCGTTCCGACCTTCGCGAAGGACGGCTTCGATCTCGACCCGGCCGAGGTGGAGAAGCGCATCACGCCGCGCACGAAGGCGCTGCTGCTCGTCACGCCGAGCAATCCGACCGGCGGCATCCTGACGCCGGAGAGCGCTCGCGGTCTTGCGGAGCTGGCGCGCAAACACAACTTCGTCATCGTCTCCGATGAGATCTACGGCAAGTTTGTGTGGGAGCCGTTCCAGCACACGAGCATCGCCGGAGAGCCGGGCATGGCTGATCGCGTGATCACGATCTCGGGCTTCTCGAAGGCGTATGCGATGACCGGCTGGCGCGTCGGCTACATCCTCGCGGCGCAGGAAGCGATCGAAGCGATGGGGCGCATCAAGGCGCACACCACCGGCCCGGTGGCTGCGTTGAGTCAGCGTGCTGCGCTTGCGGCAGCTCTCTCGGACGACCAGTGCGTTCGCGACTTCCGCAAGATCTACATCGAGCGTCGTGACTTGCTCGGTGCAGGGTTGAAGCAGATGGGACTCACCTACGGCGAACCCCGCGGCGGCTTCTTCTTCTGGGCAGATAGCTCATCGACAGGTATGCGCGCGCTGGAGCTTTGCTACCTGATGCTGAAGCACGCACGCGTACTGATCTTCCCCGGCACGGCCTTCGGTCAGACGTGGAACGATTACCTCCGCATCACCACGCTGCAACCGACCTCGGTGTTGGCTGAAGCCGTGGAGCGCATGAACCCCGTGATGGAGCGCGTGCGCGAACAGAGCGGAGTTGCGAAGTAG
- a CDS encoding SDR family NAD(P)-dependent oxidoreductase, whose translation MPRAVSEQHVVITGAAKGLGKAIAEAFHAAGAQVALVDYDAAALAELRRELPGSTIYAVDLSDVSATRAAIAAIDAEHPQVDTLVHNAGFLVPQAFAEMTEERWNLTFNVGMQAAYLFTRAYWNRWLAAGSGCGIYVSSNSGIRADWGEAPYAATKHALEGFSSALGLEGTEKGVYTHTVTPGKPMRTPMSEQNYPESLKQRWVEPSELAPAFVYLAGQPDASLSGKRLSAAEIAERAKT comes from the coding sequence ATGCCACGCGCCGTTAGCGAGCAGCATGTAGTGATTACGGGGGCCGCGAAGGGCCTCGGCAAGGCGATCGCCGAGGCATTTCACGCCGCCGGCGCCCAGGTGGCGCTGGTGGACTACGACGCAGCAGCGCTCGCCGAGTTGCGGCGGGAGTTGCCGGGGAGCACGATCTACGCGGTCGACCTTTCGGACGTGAGTGCCACGCGCGCAGCGATTGCGGCGATCGACGCCGAGCATCCGCAGGTGGATACGCTCGTGCACAACGCGGGCTTCCTCGTACCGCAGGCGTTTGCGGAGATGACCGAGGAGCGCTGGAACCTCACCTTCAACGTCGGCATGCAGGCGGCATATCTCTTCACGCGCGCCTACTGGAACCGCTGGCTCGCCGCCGGGTCGGGATGCGGCATCTATGTGTCGTCGAACTCAGGCATCCGCGCCGACTGGGGCGAGGCGCCCTATGCGGCGACCAAGCATGCGCTGGAAGGGTTCTCCTCCGCGCTGGGGCTCGAGGGCACGGAGAAGGGTGTCTACACGCACACGGTCACTCCGGGTAAGCCGATGCGCACGCCGATGTCCGAGCAGAACTATCCGGAGTCGCTGAAGCAGCGCTGGGTGGAACCGAGTGAACTTGCGCCAGCGTTTGTCTATCTCGCGGGCCAGCCGGACGCATCGCTTTCGGGCAAGCGCCTGAGCGCGGCAGAGATTGCCGAGCGCGCCAAGACGTAA
- a CDS encoding DUF4438 domain-containing protein yields MLRTNAEQLVMMAVAGTVSQPTVRHPGYIPDNEGKSVLLPGMSGITYNVRTGDKAFGWAGDHVEPGVSIAAGNEGNDFALHYLTCMGNEAVVTSGMAAGARGIVTGEHARMLVDFDSEVYDGLAVGDSVQIAAYGRGLKLLDYPHIELKKMSPALLEAMGIEALDARRIRVRVAMELPIRIMGSGAELNSEFVDQDLMSGDRCLMKQLRIDQLRLGDVVVINHADHRFGRSFRTGAVSIALCIHGDSVMTGHGPGIMTIMTCPEPCIEWVIDPNANLGTYFGLGKGAA; encoded by the coding sequence GTGCTTCGAACGAATGCCGAACAGCTAGTCATGATGGCCGTTGCCGGGACGGTGAGCCAGCCGACCGTGCGCCATCCGGGCTACATTCCCGACAACGAGGGCAAGAGCGTGCTGCTGCCCGGCATGTCGGGCATCACGTACAACGTTCGCACAGGCGACAAGGCTTTCGGCTGGGCGGGCGACCATGTGGAGCCGGGCGTTTCGATCGCCGCTGGCAACGAGGGCAACGATTTCGCGCTGCATTACCTGACCTGCATGGGCAACGAAGCAGTGGTGACCTCGGGTATGGCTGCCGGCGCACGCGGCATCGTCACTGGCGAGCACGCGCGCATGTTGGTGGATTTCGACAGCGAGGTCTATGACGGTCTTGCTGTGGGCGACAGCGTGCAGATCGCCGCTTATGGTCGCGGCCTGAAGCTGCTGGATTATCCGCACATCGAGTTGAAGAAGATGAGCCCTGCGCTGCTCGAGGCGATGGGGATCGAGGCTCTTGATGCACGTCGTATCCGTGTGCGCGTGGCGATGGAGTTGCCGATCCGCATCATGGGCTCGGGCGCGGAGCTGAACAGCGAGTTCGTCGATCAGGACCTGATGTCCGGAGATCGTTGCCTGATGAAGCAGCTTCGCATCGACCAGCTGCGCCTGGGCGATGTGGTGGTGATCAACCATGCGGACCATCGCTTCGGCCGCAGCTTCCGCACCGGCGCGGTGAGCATCGCGCTTTGCATTCATGGCGACTCGGTGATGACGGGCCACGGCCCGGGCATCATGACGATCATGACCTGCCCTGAGCCCTGCATCGAGTGGGTCATCGACCCGAACGCAAATCTTGGAACGTACTTTGGCCTTGGGAAAGGAGCGGCATGA
- a CDS encoding DUF4438 domain-containing protein, with product MSVAFNEDKLVMVSVMGQIVHPSFPGLPAEPYRFAADGSAFLLPTYGGIVYNVSVGDDAFGWMADCIHPGVSISLPADTSNRGLNTFACVGNDAIVMTGEGKGTRGIVTGKSGRFSEQVIVHFPKDARTKFAVNDKIVIRSCGVGMALENHPEIYCKSMGPQLLEALDVVELEDRIQVPVVATIPAHLVGAGAGLTSEGGSIHLQTTDRAEIAALGLDKLRLGDIVALEDYDSRYQHGYLREAVGIAVVGQTDGPRAGYGPGMTLLMTATKGRIEPLITPGTNLVELLEIEA from the coding sequence ATGAGCGTCGCATTCAATGAAGACAAGCTGGTGATGGTCTCGGTCATGGGACAGATCGTGCATCCGTCCTTTCCGGGCCTGCCCGCCGAGCCTTACCGCTTCGCTGCGGATGGCTCCGCGTTCCTGCTGCCGACCTACGGCGGCATCGTCTACAACGTCTCCGTGGGCGATGACGCATTCGGTTGGATGGCGGACTGCATTCACCCCGGCGTCAGCATCTCGCTGCCTGCTGACACCAGCAACCGCGGCCTGAACACCTTCGCCTGCGTGGGCAATGACGCCATCGTGATGACCGGCGAAGGCAAAGGCACGCGCGGCATAGTGACGGGCAAGAGCGGTCGCTTTTCCGAGCAGGTGATCGTGCACTTCCCGAAGGACGCGCGCACGAAGTTCGCGGTGAACGACAAGATCGTGATCCGCTCCTGTGGCGTCGGCATGGCGCTGGAGAATCACCCGGAGATCTACTGCAAGAGCATGGGGCCGCAGCTGCTCGAAGCGCTCGATGTGGTGGAGCTGGAAGATCGCATTCAGGTGCCGGTCGTTGCGACGATCCCCGCGCATCTCGTCGGGGCAGGTGCAGGCCTCACCAGCGAAGGTGGCAGCATTCATCTACAGACGACGGACCGCGCCGAGATCGCCGCGCTGGGCCTGGACAAGCTGCGCCTTGGAGACATTGTTGCGCTGGAGGACTATGACAGTCGCTACCAGCATGGATACCTGCGCGAGGCCGTCGGCATCGCCGTGGTTGGTCAAACCGACGGCCCGCGTGCAGGTTACGGCCCAGGCATGACGTTGCTGATGACGGCCACCAAGGGCCGCATCGAGCCGCTCATCACGCCGGGCACGAACCTCGTAGAACTGCTCGAGATCGAGGCCTAA
- a CDS encoding Ldh family oxidoreductase, with product MSASVAEVPMVKVDLEDMRSFAREALLAMGCNAEEAAATSEALIYSELRFHPGQGQGVRRLVNYRKRVAEGFISIGAQFEVLKESPALALVDAHNGMGSLVGQRAMRLAIAKAKVCGIGVVVVRGGTHYGSSAVHAAEAEREGCVGVAFTNAGPEMAAWGGATPVVGTNPWAIAAPGGDGFPVVLDIALTTAGKGMMRWHEREGKPMPIDWALTPEGEETTDPTAAMAGALLGIGQYKGYGLSLMTDVMTGVLSGGGFGIEPYSNPARTDVSHTFIAFDIAWFMPVDEFRARMKRFGEMIRASRLRPGFSEVLLPGEQEHRRETQKRAAGVPLADHVFAELQALAAELGIKPLQQQ from the coding sequence ATGTCTGCTTCTGTTGCCGAAGTGCCGATGGTGAAGGTGGATCTCGAAGATATGCGCAGCTTCGCGCGCGAAGCGCTGCTTGCGATGGGCTGCAATGCTGAGGAAGCCGCGGCGACCAGCGAAGCGCTGATCTACAGCGAGCTGCGCTTTCATCCGGGGCAAGGCCAAGGTGTGCGTCGCCTGGTGAACTACCGTAAGCGCGTCGCTGAAGGATTCATCAGCATCGGTGCGCAGTTTGAAGTGCTGAAAGAAAGCCCGGCGCTTGCGCTCGTCGATGCGCACAACGGTATGGGCAGCCTCGTTGGCCAGCGTGCGATGCGTCTTGCGATTGCCAAGGCGAAGGTCTGCGGTATCGGCGTCGTCGTTGTTCGCGGAGGCACGCATTATGGCTCGTCGGCGGTTCACGCCGCTGAAGCTGAGCGCGAAGGCTGTGTCGGCGTCGCCTTCACCAACGCCGGACCGGAGATGGCCGCGTGGGGCGGCGCAACGCCGGTGGTCGGCACCAACCCGTGGGCGATCGCAGCGCCGGGTGGCGACGGCTTCCCTGTGGTCCTCGACATCGCATTGACCACCGCAGGCAAGGGCATGATGCGTTGGCACGAGCGCGAAGGCAAGCCCATGCCGATCGACTGGGCACTGACGCCTGAAGGCGAAGAGACGACTGACCCCACGGCGGCGATGGCGGGCGCGTTGCTCGGCATCGGGCAGTACAAAGGCTACGGCCTCTCGCTGATGACCGACGTGATGACGGGCGTGCTCTCCGGCGGAGGCTTTGGCATAGAGCCGTACAGCAACCCCGCGCGCACGGACGTGTCGCATACCTTTATCGCCTTCGACATCGCATGGTTTATGCCGGTGGATGAATTCCGCGCGCGCATGAAGCGCTTTGGCGAGATGATTCGCGCGAGCCGCTTGCGCCCTGGCTTCAGTGAAGTGCTGCTGCCCGGCGAGCAGGAGCATCGCCGCGAAACGCAGAAGCGCGCTGCAGGCGTGCCGCTGGCCGACCACGTATTCGCAGAGCTGCAGGCGCTTGCCGCCGAGCTTGGCATCAAGCCTCTTCAGCAGCAGTAA
- a CDS encoding carboxypeptidase M32, with protein sequence MSYAQFLEQMGTVNDLLCSASMLSWDARTMMPAGAVEVRGQQIATLMTLARTTLLSDETLRRLEAAERSTRDLAEDSAERRAISQTQYAIALHKRIPDELQEERVALREVSRAAWVKARAEDRFEDFAPYLEKVVALARRVAESIGYEQHPYDALLSLFEPGETVVSLDKLFGRLRESLIPLLRAVQAKPQVRWDFLERDFPEDAQRDFGLKMAEAFGYDLRHGRLDNTVHPFEISFTREDVRITTRYKRNYLPASLFGTLHETGHALYEQGVDPAYTRTPLATDMPGMYAVGGVSFGAHESQSRLYENHIARSKAFWDLHYPSLVAAFPSQLADVDAAAFHRAVNRVQPGLIRVEADEMTYDFHIMLRTEIERDLIAGTLEVKDLPERWNAAMKSDLGLDVPNNRLGVLQDTHWSTGQIGTFCNYTIGNVMAAQLFKTAVETDASIQPGLDEGNYAPLRHYLRETVHQHGRRFSRDELLLKATGRTLDPEPYIEYLTKKYTELYELG encoded by the coding sequence ATGAGTTACGCGCAGTTTCTGGAACAGATGGGCACGGTGAATGATCTGCTTTGCTCGGCATCGATGTTGAGCTGGGATGCACGCACGATGATGCCTGCGGGCGCCGTTGAAGTGCGCGGGCAACAGATCGCCACGCTGATGACACTCGCGCGCACGACGCTGCTTTCGGATGAAACATTGCGTCGTCTCGAAGCCGCTGAACGCAGCACGCGCGATCTTGCGGAAGACTCCGCGGAACGCCGAGCCATCTCGCAGACGCAATACGCGATCGCGCTGCACAAGCGGATTCCTGATGAGTTGCAGGAGGAGCGTGTAGCTCTGCGCGAGGTCTCGCGCGCTGCGTGGGTGAAGGCCCGCGCCGAAGATCGCTTTGAAGACTTCGCGCCCTACCTCGAGAAGGTGGTCGCGCTCGCGCGTCGCGTCGCCGAGTCCATCGGCTATGAGCAGCATCCCTACGACGCGTTGCTCTCGCTCTTCGAGCCGGGGGAAACCGTTGTCTCACTCGATAAGCTCTTTGGTCGTCTGCGTGAATCGCTCATCCCCTTGCTGCGCGCGGTGCAGGCGAAGCCGCAGGTGCGCTGGGACTTCCTCGAGCGTGACTTCCCCGAAGACGCGCAGCGCGACTTCGGCCTGAAGATGGCTGAGGCTTTCGGCTACGATCTGCGCCACGGTCGGCTCGACAATACGGTGCACCCGTTTGAGATCTCGTTCACGCGCGAAGACGTTCGCATCACCACGCGCTACAAGCGTAACTACCTGCCTGCATCGCTTTTTGGCACGCTGCATGAGACCGGTCACGCGCTCTACGAGCAAGGCGTGGACCCCGCGTACACGCGGACTCCGCTTGCGACCGATATGCCGGGGATGTACGCCGTTGGAGGGGTCAGCTTCGGGGCGCATGAGAGCCAGTCGCGACTCTACGAAAACCATATCGCGCGCAGCAAGGCCTTCTGGGACCTGCACTATCCTTCGCTCGTGGCGGCCTTCCCGAGCCAGCTCGCTGACGTGGATGCTGCGGCCTTCCATCGTGCTGTCAACCGCGTCCAGCCTGGCCTCATCCGTGTCGAAGCCGACGAGATGACCTACGACTTCCACATCATGCTGCGTACGGAGATTGAGCGTGACCTGATCGCAGGCACGCTCGAAGTGAAGGACCTGCCCGAGCGTTGGAACGCCGCGATGAAGAGCGACCTGGGCCTCGACGTGCCGAACAATCGCCTTGGCGTATTGCAGGACACGCACTGGTCCACCGGGCAGATCGGCACCTTCTGCAACTACACTATCGGCAACGTGATGGCTGCACAGCTCTTCAAAACCGCGGTCGAGACCGATGCAAGCATTCAGCCTGGACTCGACGAAGGCAACTATGCGCCACTGCGTCATTACCTGCGCGAAACGGTACACCAGCACGGCCGCCGCTTCTCGCGTGACGAGCTTTTGCTGAAAGCTACCGGCCGCACCCTCGATCCTGAGCCCTACATCGAGTACCTCACAAAGAAGTACACAGAGCTGTACGAACTGGGTTAG
- a CDS encoding ABC transporter ATP-binding protein yields the protein MRSNVVALSEQTSAAAPLLDVRNLRVRFGTDAGMVTAVDDVSFSVKRGETLAVVGESGSGKSVSSLAIMGLLPKSKRREISGEILFEGRDLLKTTEAQMLRMRGTEVGMIFQEPMTSLNPVLRIGEQIAERLEVHEKLSPRAAWERTVDILSMVRIPDPAKRAMVYPHQMSGGMRQRVMIAMALACKPKLLIADEPTTALDVTIQAQILELMRTLQKEMNMAILFITHDLGVVAEMADRVVVMYAGRAVEAAPVREIFARPRMPYTRGLLRSVPRVDRAAQHQQQLEAIRGSVPSPLHLPAGCTFHPRCDYLIDACKSGVPMLEPVAENHLVRCVRSQELVQLEAAS from the coding sequence ATGAGGTCCAACGTGGTTGCACTCTCGGAGCAAACGTCTGCAGCCGCGCCGCTGCTGGACGTGCGGAACCTTCGCGTGCGTTTCGGCACAGACGCTGGCATGGTCACAGCGGTTGATGATGTGAGCTTCAGTGTGAAGCGCGGCGAAACCCTGGCCGTTGTGGGCGAATCGGGCTCCGGCAAATCGGTGAGCTCGCTCGCGATCATGGGGTTGCTGCCCAAGTCGAAACGTCGCGAGATCAGCGGCGAGATTCTCTTCGAAGGCCGCGATCTGCTGAAGACCACCGAAGCGCAGATGCTCCGCATGCGTGGCACAGAGGTCGGCATGATCTTCCAGGAGCCGATGACGAGCCTCAACCCGGTGCTGCGCATCGGCGAGCAGATCGCCGAGCGGCTCGAAGTGCATGAGAAGCTTTCACCGCGCGCGGCGTGGGAACGCACGGTCGACATTCTTTCGATGGTGCGCATCCCCGATCCTGCGAAGCGCGCGATGGTCTATCCGCACCAGATGTCCGGCGGCATGAGGCAGCGCGTGATGATTGCGATGGCGCTCGCCTGCAAGCCGAAGCTGCTGATCGCCGACGAGCCCACGACCGCGCTCGACGTCACGATTCAGGCGCAGATTCTCGAGCTGATGCGCACACTGCAGAAGGAGATGAACATGGCGATTCTCTTCATCACGCATGACCTCGGCGTCGTGGCGGAGATGGCGGATCGTGTCGTCGTCATGTATGCAGGGCGTGCTGTGGAAGCTGCGCCGGTGCGTGAAATCTTCGCCCGTCCGCGTATGCCCTACACGCGCGGCTTACTGCGTTCTGTGCCGCGTGTCGATCGCGCTGCGCAGCATCAACAGCAGCTCGAAGCGATCCGCGGCAGTGTGCCAAGCCCCTTGCATCTGCCCGCAGGGTGCACCTTTCATCCGCGGTGTGACTATCTCATCGACGCCTGCAAGTCAGGTGTGCCGATGCTTGAACCTGTCGCCGAAAATCATCTCGTGCGCTGCGTTCGCTCGCAGGAGCTTGTGCAGCTCGAGGCCGCATCATGA
- a CDS encoding ABC transporter ATP-binding protein, translated as MTESQAVQPLLEVTSLRKYFPTSKGLFSRSAPVVKAVDDVSFQVNAGEIVGLVGESGSGKTTIGRSVLRLLEPTSGSVRFDGKELTSLNEAEMRAMRKDMQIVFQDPFASLNPRMTAEQILTQALKIHGLAEGNARDTVVSLLERVGLSATHLTRFPHEFSGGQRQRIGIARAISLRPRFLVADEPVSALDVSVQAQVVNLLQGLQREMNLAMLFVAHDLSVVEYISDRVIVLYLGRIMEVGRGRDLYTNPHHPYTEALLSAVPVPDPTVQRKRVFLEGDIPSPLNPPSGCVFRTRCPIATEVCAREVPPLVEIAPAHFKACHHR; from the coding sequence ATGACCGAGTCGCAAGCGGTTCAGCCGCTGCTTGAAGTCACTTCGCTACGCAAATATTTCCCGACGAGCAAAGGTCTCTTCTCGCGCAGTGCGCCAGTCGTCAAGGCCGTGGATGACGTCAGCTTTCAGGTGAACGCTGGTGAGATTGTCGGCCTCGTCGGAGAGTCCGGCTCTGGCAAAACTACGATCGGCCGCAGTGTGCTTCGCCTGCTTGAGCCCACATCCGGCTCCGTGCGCTTCGACGGCAAGGAACTCACTTCGCTCAACGAAGCCGAGATGCGCGCGATGCGCAAGGACATGCAGATCGTGTTTCAGGATCCGTTTGCGAGCCTGAATCCGCGCATGACTGCTGAACAAATTCTCACGCAGGCGTTGAAGATCCACGGTCTCGCCGAGGGCAATGCGCGCGACACGGTGGTCTCGTTGTTGGAGCGCGTTGGCCTTTCGGCAACGCATCTCACGCGCTTCCCGCATGAGTTCTCCGGCGGCCAACGTCAGCGCATCGGCATTGCGCGCGCCATCTCGTTGCGCCCTCGCTTTCTCGTCGCGGATGAGCCGGTCTCTGCACTCGATGTGTCGGTGCAGGCGCAGGTCGTCAATCTGTTGCAAGGCCTGCAGCGAGAGATGAATCTTGCAATGCTCTTCGTCGCGCATGACCTCAGCGTGGTGGAGTACATCAGCGACCGTGTCATCGTGCTTTACCTCGGGCGCATCATGGAGGTTGGCCGTGGTCGCGATCTTTACACGAACCCACATCATCCTTATACGGAAGCTCTGCTCTCCGCCGTGCCTGTGCCTGACCCCACCGTGCAGCGCAAGCGCGTCTTCCTTGAAGGCGATATTCCGAGCCCGCTGAATCCACCCTCGGGCTGCGTGTTTCGTACACGTTGCCCCATCGCCACAGAGGTTTGCGCGCGCGAAGTGCCTCCGCTGGTCGAGATCGCGCCCGCACACTTCAAAGCTTGTCATCACCGCTAA
- a CDS encoding ABC transporter substrate-binding protein, with product MSYIEQRRKRRILVVITMLIVVALLAWVNAEHHRHASKQGKRSAHAGDPGTIVIAQANDADTLDPSDVGSADTLNVARMLFGTLYDVSPEGNLQPFLAESYTYSEDGRAIHFKLRSGLACEDGSPLTASDVAYSFQRAANPSNHFTGNASGFLIPSIEYTGVTVEGPLDVTVHTSKYNPIAIGLISELSIMCRVPYEHMSLREASTHPSATGPYKLAEWVHDDRIVLERNPEFKLRTPRYDRVIWRVIPEGSTRTAELLAGDIDLTTGVPPDQIDAVRNSETAKIETVTSTRRIYVGFNMRKKFQDTDGGRAIQDVRVRQALQYAIDVPTVCEALLRTPCQRAATLVVPRNDTSGVPAFPFDPDKAEKLLDAAGYPRGKDGVRFHLRLQAPRTLYGDGNVAQAIGQYLSDIGVDTQVDLLDLSVYVLLTRQHEAGPLFLLGTGGSTWSALYDMSDLSAPNAGTNYTGWHDPAFFAGWKQLEQTKDAAEQQRIMNEMLQEFHAGAPWLMLYFQPDVYGVSNRIHWTPRADENITVY from the coding sequence GTGTCCTATATCGAACAAAGAAGGAAGAGACGCATTCTCGTCGTCATCACGATGTTGATCGTGGTGGCCCTTCTGGCGTGGGTGAATGCAGAGCATCATCGCCACGCTTCGAAGCAGGGAAAACGCAGCGCCCATGCAGGCGATCCAGGCACCATCGTGATCGCGCAGGCGAACGACGCTGACACGCTCGATCCTTCTGACGTTGGCTCGGCAGACACGCTGAACGTGGCACGCATGTTGTTCGGCACGCTCTATGACGTGTCGCCGGAAGGTAATCTGCAGCCATTCCTCGCGGAGTCTTATACCTACAGCGAGGATGGTCGCGCGATTCACTTCAAGCTGCGCTCAGGCCTTGCTTGCGAAGATGGATCGCCACTCACCGCAAGCGATGTGGCTTACTCCTTTCAGCGCGCTGCGAATCCGAGCAACCACTTCACGGGTAACGCGTCGGGGTTCCTGATCCCTTCCATCGAGTACACAGGCGTCACGGTCGAAGGCCCGCTTGATGTGACGGTGCACACGTCGAAGTACAACCCCATCGCGATCGGATTGATCAGCGAGCTTTCGATCATGTGCCGTGTGCCGTATGAGCATATGTCGCTGCGTGAAGCCTCCACGCACCCCAGTGCGACCGGCCCCTACAAGCTCGCCGAGTGGGTGCATGATGATCGCATCGTGCTTGAGCGCAATCCTGAGTTCAAGCTGCGTACGCCGCGCTACGATCGCGTGATCTGGCGCGTGATTCCTGAGGGTTCTACGCGCACAGCAGAACTGCTTGCCGGAGACATCGACCTCACTACGGGCGTGCCGCCCGACCAGATCGACGCGGTACGCAACAGCGAGACCGCGAAGATCGAAACGGTCACGAGCACGCGTCGTATTTACGTCGGCTTCAATATGCGCAAGAAATTTCAGGACACCGACGGTGGCCGTGCGATCCAGGATGTGCGTGTGAGGCAGGCGTTGCAATACGCCATCGATGTGCCGACGGTGTGTGAGGCGCTGCTGCGCACGCCTTGCCAGCGCGCGGCCACGCTCGTCGTTCCGCGCAATGATACGTCGGGCGTTCCTGCGTTTCCGTTTGATCCCGATAAGGCAGAGAAGCTGCTGGACGCCGCAGGCTATCCGCGCGGCAAAGACGGTGTGCGTTTCCATTTGCGCCTGCAGGCCCCGCGTACGCTCTATGGCGATGGCAACGTAGCGCAGGCCATCGGGCAATATCTCAGTGACATTGGCGTGGATACGCAGGTCGACCTGCTTGATCTCTCGGTGTATGTTCTGCTCACGCGCCAGCATGAGGCCGGCCCGCTGTTTCTGCTCGGCACCGGCGGCTCGACCTGGAGCGCTCTCTACGACATGAGCGATCTTTCGGCGCCGAACGCCGGTACGAACTACACCGGCTGGCATGACCCCGCGTTCTTCGCAGGATGGAAGCAGCTGGAGCAGACCAAGGATGCCGCCGAGCAGCAACGCATCATGAACGAGATGCTGCAGGAGTTTCACGCAGGAGCGCCGTGGCTGATGCTCTACTTCCAGCCCGACGTCTACGGCGTCAGCAACAGAATCCACTGGACGCCGAGGGCGGATGAAAACATCACGGTCTACTAA